GACTGGGTCGACGTGGGCAAAGGTACGTGATAACTCCAGAATACCCGGCAGACGGGACTCCAGCACATCTTTACCTAAGTGATCCAACTTCAGTTTGGCATGTGGACCCCAAGGACCATCACAACCACGGCCTTCACGGATTTCGATCATAATGGAACGTGCCACTACGTCACGACCCGCCAAATCTTTGGCGTTCGGGGCATAACGTTCCATAAAGCGCTCGCCGTGCTTATTCAGCAAATAACCGCCTTCGCCACGGCAGCCTTCTGTGACCAGTACCCCTGCACCGGCGATACCGGTCGGGTGGAACTGCCACATTTCCATATCCTGCACGGGTACACCCGCACGCAGTGCCATACCAACACCGTCACCGGTATTAATGTGCGCATTGGTGGTGGATTGATAAATGCGCCCCGCTCCGCCTGTTGCCAATATCGTTGCACTAGCTTTGAAATAAACCACTTCACCGGTTTCAATGCAGATAGCGGTACAGCCAACGAAAGCCCCGTCCTGATTCTTCACTAAATCCAAGGCATACCATTCAGAAAAAATGGTGGTGTGGTTTTTCAGGTTTTGCTGATAAAGGGTGTGCAGCAGTGCATGCCCTGTACGGTCAGCCGCCGCCGCAGTACGTGCGGCTTGCCCACCGCCAAAGTTCAGCGACTGTCCACCGAATGGACGCTGATAAATGCTGCCATCGTCTAAACGGGAGAAAGGTAACCCCATGTGTTCCAGTTCCAGAACCGCTTCTGGGCCGGTTTTACACATATACTCGATAGCGTCTTGGTCACCGATATAATCAGAACCTTTGACGGTGTCATACATGTGCCATTCCCAGTTGTCTTCGTGGGTATTACCCAAGGCAACGGTAATACCGCCCTGTGCAGACACGGTATGAGAACGAGTCGGGAAAACTTTAGATATCAGGGCGCAAGACAGCCCCATTTGGGAAATTTGCAGCGCGGCGCGCATACCTGCACCACCTGCACCAATAACAACAGCATCAAACTCTCTGACCGGCAGTTTCATTTAAGCACCCCACACCACAATTGTTCCATATAAGAGGTAGACCAGCAGCGTAACCACGACGGCAAGTTGCAGCACCAATCGGATCGCTAGTGGTTTTACATAGTCCGTTAACACCTGCCACAGACCAATCCAAGCGTGAGCCAGAATCGACAGTAATGTCAGCAGGGTAAATACTTTTGTGATGTGCGAAGCGAAGAAGCCACGCCAGATTTCATAGGTGATATCTGGGACGATAATCACGAAGCCCAGAATATAAAGAATATATAGAGTGATGACGATTGCAGAAGCACGCAGTAACAGCCAGTCGTGTACTCCATTACGCCCTAACGCAGAAGCATTGCTTACCATACGAGGACTCCAGCTAAAACTGACAGCACCAAGGTTAACACCATTGTTACTTGGGCGGAGCGGGTCCCCGCAGCCAAGCTCTCTTCGATATAGCCAAAATCCATCAGCAAGTGGCGGATGCCACCGCAAACGTGATAGGCCAGCGCAGTGAGTATTCCCCAGAAGATGAATTTAACAATAAAGCTATTCATGATCGCCGCAGCTTGCATGAATCCATCTTGCGAGGAAACAGACAAACCTAACAGCCAGAGGAGGATACCAACGGCAACGAAAGTCATTACGCCAGAGACGCGGTGTAAAATGGACGCTATCGCAGTAACAGGAAATCGGATCGTTTGCAGATCCAAATTGACAGGTCTTTGTTTTTTCACGTTTTTGCCCACACAGCTCTTATTTTAATTTCCATCCTCCGGGCCTGGGCGGGGATCAGACAGCGTCAAGAGTTTAAACCCTTCACATCACACATTTGGCATAACATCCTGAATGCTTCATGGCGTGTTTTTATAACGCTGGGTGCTCCTACTTCAGGGTAATCCGGAGACCTGGCGGCAGTATAGGGGGTTCACATTCTTATTACAATTCCCACACAATCTGATTGGGAACATTTCCCCTGAACAGTGATTAGGATCACGATTTACATAATTTACATAAAATTAATTATCTGATTTGACAAAGAATAAACATTTAACTTACAACTAGTGTCGAAATAGGTCATATCATTCACTAAAGGTCTACGTATACACTTCCCCATAAGCCTGAGTTATGTAACAGTGTAATGAATGAATATCCCCATACAAATCGTAGGCACTAAATTATAAAAGATAAGAATCTGACAAATCGTTAACAACTTAATTACATACCTGTTAATCCAACTCATCGGATCGCGGGCTGCATTGGTGAGATACTCTGTACCCTACGTCGCATGCTTGATCCAAAAAAATTTGGCGAATGTAGTAAGACCGAAAAATAACGAACCCCTACGAACTTACGCTGATAAGTTAATCGGATAAGTGAAAACGGTGACTTACTCGGCAACGTCAAATCTGAAGAGTAAACGATGAATTAAACAGAGCAGTGCTGCCTGTCAGGTAAATAGGCTATTTTAGTTGTTAGAGGTTTTAAAATAAGCGCTAAGGAGACTGTAAATGGCTAATAAAAAGGCGACGCTGAATCTAGAAGGCGAAGCTGCGATCGAACTGGGCGTGCTATCCCCAACCCTCGGCACTGACGTTATTGACGTCCGCACCTTAGGTTCGAAAGGTTATTTTACCTTTGACCCCGGTTTTACCTCTACCGCATCCTGCGAATCAAAAATCACTTACATTGATGGTGATGAAGGCATTCTGCTGCACCGTGGCTTCCCGATTGCCCAGTTGGCAAAAGAATCTACCTATTTGGAAGTTTGCTACATTCTGCTGTATGGCGAAACACCGACGGCTGAAGAGTACGAAACGTTCAGAACCACGGTCACCCGCCATACCATGATTCACGAGCAGATTACCCGTCTGTTCCACGGTTTCCGCCGCGATTCACACCCAATGGCAGTATTATGTGGTGTTACAGGCGCACTGGCTGCCTTCTACCATGATGCGCTTGATGTGAATAACGAACGCCACCGCGAAATCACCGCCTTCCGTCTGCTGTCCAAAATGCCGACCGTTGCCGCGATGTGCTACAAATACTCGCTGGGTCAGCCTTTTGTTTATCCGCGTAATGACCTGTCGTATGCCGGTAATTTCCTGCACATGATGTTCTCCACGCCGTGTGAAAAATACGAAGTCAATCCAGTGCTAGAGCGCGCGATGGATCGCATTTTCATTCTGCATGCTGACCATGAGCAAAACGCGTCGACTTCAACAGTGCGTACCGCAGGTTCTTCAGGTGCGAACCCGTTTGCGTGTATCGCCGCGGGTATCGCCTCTTTGTGGGGGCCAGCTCACGGTGGTGCAAACGAAGCTTGCTTGAAGATGCTGGAAGAGATCAAAAGCGTAGAACACATTCCTGAATTCATCCGCCGCGCGAAAGACAAAAATGACTCTTTCCGTCTGATGGGCTTTGGTCATCGTGTGTACAAAAACCACGACCCACGCGCGACCGTTATGCGTGAAACCTGTCATGAAGTGCTGAAAGAGCTAAACCTGAACGACAACCTGCTGGAAGTCGCGATGGAGCTGGAGCGTATCGCACTGAACGACCCGTACTTCATTGAGAAGAAACTGTACCCGAACGTAGACTTCTATTCAGGTATCATCCTGAAAGCGATGGGGATCCCTTCTTCCATGTTTACGGTGATGTTCGCGATTGCCCGTACCATCGGCTGGATTGCTCACTGGAATGAAATGCACGATGACGGCATTAAAATCGCTCGTCCGCGTCAACTTTATACCGGTTACGCTGAGCGTGATTTTAAAAGCCAATTAGAGAAGTAAGCCGATTGATGCTTGCTAGAAGAAACGCCACCGTTAGGTGGCGTTTTTATTGATCTCGACTAGTGAATGGCCCCGCCGGAGATATGCAAATCATGCTCAATTTGCAACGCGACTGATATCGCTAACTCCAAGGCTATCAATACCGATTGCGTCGACATACTTGGCGCACCAGGATGAGCCACCGCCTGCTCTGGCAAATAAGGGATATGAATAAATCCCCCTTTTACATCGCTATTCATCTGATTCAATCGATGCAATAGGCCATACATCACGTGGTTACAGACATAAGTCCCTGCTGTTTGAGAAACCGAAGCCGGTATCCCCGCATCACGTATCCCTTGCACCATGGCTTTTATCGGCAAACGGGTAAAATAGGCCGCTGGGCCATCTTCAACGATGGGCTGATCGACCGGTTGATGACCCAAATTGTCCGGAATTCGTGCATCATCAATGTTAATCGCAACACGTTCGATAGTAATATCGGCCCGTCCCCCAGCCTGACCAATGGCTAACACGAGTGTGGGTTGAACATCGTCCATCGCGGCATTTAGTGCGGTGAGTGCTTCGCCAAAAGCACAAGGTAGTTGGCGGGCCACCACTCTGACCCCACCCAACATTAAATCATTCAGC
The window above is part of the Yersinia massiliensis genome. Proteins encoded here:
- the sdhA gene encoding succinate dehydrogenase flavoprotein subunit, whose protein sequence is MKLPVREFDAVVIGAGGAGMRAALQISQMGLSCALISKVFPTRSHTVSAQGGITVALGNTHEDNWEWHMYDTVKGSDYIGDQDAIEYMCKTGPEAVLELEHMGLPFSRLDDGSIYQRPFGGQSLNFGGGQAARTAAAADRTGHALLHTLYQQNLKNHTTIFSEWYALDLVKNQDGAFVGCTAICIETGEVVYFKASATILATGGAGRIYQSTTNAHINTGDGVGMALRAGVPVQDMEMWQFHPTGIAGAGVLVTEGCRGEGGYLLNKHGERFMERYAPNAKDLAGRDVVARSIMIEIREGRGCDGPWGPHAKLKLDHLGKDVLESRLPGILELSRTFAHVDPVKEPIPVIPTCHYMMGGIPTKVTGQAITVNEKGEDVVIPGLFAVGEIACVSVHGANRLGGNSLLDLVVFGRAAGMHLQESLMEQGASRDASDSDIEASLDRMNRWNNTRSGEDPVEIRKALQACMQNNFSVFREGDAMANGLEELKVIRERLQNARLDDTSSEFNTQRIECLELDNLMETAFSTAVSANFRTESRGAHSRFDFPERDDANWLCHSLYLPDTESMTRREVNMQPKLRPAFPPKVRSY
- the sdhD gene encoding succinate dehydrogenase membrane anchor subunit, with translation MVSNASALGRNGVHDWLLLRASAIVITLYILYILGFVIIVPDITYEIWRGFFASHITKVFTLLTLLSILAHAWIGLWQVLTDYVKPLAIRLVLQLAVVVTLLVYLLYGTIVVWGA
- the sdhC gene encoding succinate dehydrogenase cytochrome b556 subunit: MGKNVKKQRPVNLDLQTIRFPVTAIASILHRVSGVMTFVAVGILLWLLGLSVSSQDGFMQAAAIMNSFIVKFIFWGILTALAYHVCGGIRHLLMDFGYIEESLAAGTRSAQVTMVLTLVLSVLAGVLVW
- a CDS encoding citrate synthase, which translates into the protein MANKKATLNLEGEAAIELGVLSPTLGTDVIDVRTLGSKGYFTFDPGFTSTASCESKITYIDGDEGILLHRGFPIAQLAKESTYLEVCYILLYGETPTAEEYETFRTTVTRHTMIHEQITRLFHGFRRDSHPMAVLCGVTGALAAFYHDALDVNNERHREITAFRLLSKMPTVAAMCYKYSLGQPFVYPRNDLSYAGNFLHMMFSTPCEKYEVNPVLERAMDRIFILHADHEQNASTSTVRTAGSSGANPFACIAAGIASLWGPAHGGANEACLKMLEEIKSVEHIPEFIRRAKDKNDSFRLMGFGHRVYKNHDPRATVMRETCHEVLKELNLNDNLLEVAMELERIALNDPYFIEKKLYPNVDFYSGIILKAMGIPSSMFTVMFAIARTIGWIAHWNEMHDDGIKIARPRQLYTGYAERDFKSQLEK
- the pcp gene encoding pyroglutamyl-peptidase I, yielding MKSVLITGFEPFGGERVNPSWEVVKQLNDLMLGGVRVVARQLPCAFGEALTALNAAMDDVQPTLVLAIGQAGGRADITIERVAINIDDARIPDNLGHQPVDQPIVEDGPAAYFTRLPIKAMVQGIRDAGIPASVSQTAGTYVCNHVMYGLLHRLNQMNSDVKGGFIHIPYLPEQAVAHPGAPSMSTQSVLIALELAISVALQIEHDLHISGGAIH